The following coding sequences are from one Streptomyces sp. NBC_00536 window:
- a CDS encoding HelD family protein, with amino-acid sequence MSSLYELLTERLSEARVHRASVLKAPAESAGEAYEREIAAERLAKEIGRLEGAERGLVFGRIDWTDGTALRIGRIGLHTEDDDLPLLVDWRAKAARPFYEATPVHPMGLRRRRHLRLEERTVISVSDELLDGTAPTDEDVVGDGPLTEALSARRTGRMHAAVATLQAEQDQIVRSAHRGVTVVQGGPGTGKTVVALHRAAYVLYAFPRAAEEGVLVVGPNARFLDYISQVLPSLGENDVVLATCRELAGVSSDTLDMADTVDTFDTARLKGSSDLADALDALLRAHQAPAGDFSVRVGRELVHLSGEEVAAARDAAAAAAPGHNPARQVFTELLVDAVTNAMQRDMGDLLEQIDADAERMTGLDLDRFTGAAQRRTEGAADPGPVHELDLDALRADLLDDADVDRAVEVLWPRLAPGDLVQALLTNADALAEYLPRLTAQERSLLLRGQDAPWTWTEADVPLLDEAASLVDGPPERTYGHVVVDEAQELTAMQWRMIVRRCPARAMTLVGDFAQAGPVATARDWKEALSPHLGPRFKLHHLTVSYRTTQEILESVRDLLTRIAPDQKPTRSLRSGESPRTVTTPPDGLVTAVVQELRAQSTAYPGELLGVICADTRVSELMAGGIAHHARIVPASEARGLEFDGVVVMNPEDIIAARPGGERDLYVALTRATKRLCTITAQPA; translated from the coding sequence GTGTCCTCCCTGTATGAGTTGCTCACCGAGCGGCTTTCCGAGGCGCGAGTACACCGGGCGAGTGTGCTGAAGGCACCGGCGGAAAGCGCCGGTGAGGCATACGAGAGAGAAATCGCCGCCGAGCGCCTGGCCAAGGAAATCGGCCGGCTGGAGGGCGCCGAAAGAGGGCTGGTCTTCGGGCGCATCGACTGGACGGACGGCACGGCCCTGCGCATCGGGCGGATCGGACTGCACACGGAGGACGATGACCTGCCTCTGCTCGTGGACTGGCGCGCGAAGGCGGCGCGGCCCTTCTACGAGGCGACACCGGTCCACCCGATGGGCCTGCGGCGGCGCCGGCACCTGCGCCTGGAGGAGCGCACGGTCATCTCGGTGAGCGACGAACTGCTGGACGGGACCGCCCCGACCGACGAGGACGTCGTCGGGGACGGCCCGTTGACGGAGGCTCTGTCGGCACGGCGTACGGGCAGGATGCACGCGGCCGTCGCGACGCTGCAGGCCGAGCAGGACCAGATCGTCCGCTCCGCCCACCGCGGGGTGACCGTGGTGCAGGGCGGGCCCGGCACCGGCAAGACGGTGGTCGCCCTGCACCGGGCGGCCTACGTCCTGTACGCGTTCCCGCGCGCCGCGGAGGAGGGTGTCCTGGTGGTGGGCCCGAACGCCCGGTTCCTCGACTACATCTCGCAGGTCCTTCCCTCGCTCGGAGAGAACGACGTCGTTCTGGCGACCTGCCGGGAACTGGCCGGAGTGTCCTCGGACACGTTGGACATGGCGGACACCGTGGACACGTTCGATACGGCGCGTCTCAAGGGCAGTTCCGACCTCGCCGACGCCTTGGACGCCCTGCTCCGCGCCCACCAGGCCCCCGCCGGTGACTTCAGCGTGCGGGTCGGACGGGAACTCGTACACCTGTCCGGCGAGGAGGTCGCCGCGGCACGCGACGCCGCCGCGGCAGCCGCACCGGGGCACAACCCCGCGCGCCAGGTGTTCACCGAACTCCTGGTCGACGCCGTCACCAACGCGATGCAACGGGACATGGGCGACCTCCTGGAGCAGATCGACGCCGATGCCGAAAGGATGACGGGCCTGGACCTCGACCGGTTCACAGGAGCCGCCCAGCGCCGTACCGAAGGTGCGGCCGACCCTGGCCCGGTCCACGAGCTGGACCTGGACGCCCTCCGAGCCGACCTCCTCGACGACGCCGACGTCGACCGAGCGGTCGAGGTCCTGTGGCCGCGGCTGGCACCCGGCGACCTCGTGCAGGCGCTCCTGACGAACGCCGACGCTCTCGCCGAGTACCTGCCCCGCCTGACCGCGCAGGAGCGGTCCCTTCTGCTGCGCGGTCAGGACGCCCCGTGGACCTGGACCGAGGCCGATGTGCCGTTGCTGGACGAGGCGGCGAGCCTGGTCGACGGGCCCCCGGAGCGGACGTACGGGCACGTCGTCGTCGACGAGGCGCAGGAACTGACCGCCATGCAGTGGCGGATGATCGTCCGCCGCTGCCCGGCCAGGGCGATGACACTGGTGGGTGACTTCGCCCAGGCGGGCCCGGTCGCGACGGCACGCGACTGGAAGGAAGCACTGAGCCCCCACCTCGGGCCGCGGTTCAAGCTGCACCACCTGACCGTCAGCTACCGCACCACGCAGGAGATCCTGGAGAGCGTCCGGGACCTGCTCACGCGGATCGCTCCGGACCAGAAGCCCACACGGTCACTGCGAAGCGGTGAAAGCCCCCGCACCGTGACCACACCTCCGGACGGGCTGGTCACCGCGGTCGTTCAGGAACTCCGCGCCCAGAGCACCGCGTACCCGGGCGAGCTGCTGGGAGTGATCTGCGCGGACACCAGGGTGAGCGAGCTGATGGCCGGGGGCATCGCCCACCACGCACGCATCGTGCCGGCGTCCGAAGCCCGCGGCCTGGAGTTCGACGGGGTCGTCGTCATGAACCCCGAGGACATCATCGCGGCCCGCCCCGGCGGGGAAAGGGACTTGTACGTGGCCCTGACCCGGGCCACCAAACGCCTCTGCACCATCACTGCCCAGCCCGCCTGA
- a CDS encoding VOC family protein yields MAIQRMDNVGIVVEDMDAAIAFFVELGMELEGRGEVEGLVADQCTGLDGVHCDIAMVRTPDGHSRLELAKYRTPAATSAGPRNRPHNVLGTHRVMFAVDDIEDTVARLRPHGAELVGEIARFEDSYLLCYVRGPEGIIVGLAEQLR; encoded by the coding sequence ATGGCGATTCAGCGGATGGACAACGTCGGCATCGTCGTCGAGGACATGGATGCCGCGATCGCGTTCTTCGTGGAACTCGGTATGGAGCTGGAGGGCAGGGGGGAGGTCGAGGGCCTCGTAGCCGACCAGTGCACCGGACTCGACGGCGTCCACTGTGACATCGCGATGGTCCGGACCCCGGACGGTCACAGCCGGCTCGAGCTGGCGAAGTACCGCACCCCCGCGGCGACCAGCGCCGGGCCGCGCAACCGGCCTCACAACGTCCTGGGCACGCACCGCGTCATGTTCGCCGTAGACGACATCGAGGACACCGTTGCCCGCCTGCGCCCTCACGGCGCCGAGCTCGTCGGCGAGATCGCCCGGTTCGAGGACAGCTATCTCCTCTGCTACGTCCGCGGCCCGGAGGGCATCATCGTCGGACTGGCCGAGCAACTGCGCTGA
- a CDS encoding DUF6193 family natural product biosynthesis protein, with the protein MADPDAASPAGLVRGIERIALAQGFDLGEVRTHSGWDVGAEVSTDRGWVVVSPCAEDSFSVRIRRHRVFVSSEGWTNDLVAAVGVAHLWRRGGSLRELRDRFPFMSWSELAQAFEDGDPTPVKWRQLLSSEWHLPARPLLQAAHAHPDLRKFWPDISHGSLILCRTPFESESGLAKIWPLEEGRYRVTMTPGGFRREVSSLTAALEVTAACFDSLPGL; encoded by the coding sequence GTGGCTGATCCTGATGCAGCGTCGCCGGCGGGTCTGGTCCGGGGTATCGAGCGCATCGCACTGGCTCAGGGCTTCGATTTGGGCGAGGTGCGGACCCACTCGGGATGGGACGTCGGCGCCGAGGTGAGTACCGATCGGGGGTGGGTTGTCGTTTCCCCCTGCGCGGAGGATTCCTTCTCCGTACGGATTCGTCGCCACCGTGTCTTCGTTTCGTCGGAGGGGTGGACGAACGACCTCGTCGCCGCGGTGGGAGTCGCGCATTTGTGGCGCCGAGGCGGCAGTCTGCGGGAGCTGCGCGACCGCTTTCCGTTCATGAGCTGGAGCGAGCTGGCGCAGGCGTTCGAGGATGGCGACCCCACTCCTGTGAAGTGGCGCCAGCTCCTTTCCAGCGAGTGGCACCTGCCTGCTCGACCGCTCCTTCAGGCGGCTCACGCACACCCTGACCTGCGGAAGTTCTGGCCCGATATCAGCCACGGGAGTCTGATTCTGTGCCGGACGCCATTCGAGTCGGAGTCGGGCCTTGCGAAGATCTGGCCCCTGGAGGAAGGGCGCTATCGAGTGACCATGACCCCGGGCGGGTTCCGGCGTGAGGTGTCCTCGCTCACTGCGGCACTTGAGGTCACCGCTGCCTGTTTCGATTCCCTTCCGGGTTTGTAG
- a CDS encoding alpha/beta fold hydrolase yields the protein MTAINVNEITLGIESFGDDDAPLILLTGGTTMLSWPDALCERLAVGGRRVVRYDLRDSGESTTADPQAPAYTLRDLAADAAALADALGGRPAHLAGIGVGGMVAQVAALDHPGAFSALTLVGTRPVAPGPPDDDLPDHDRAMMSRLFARPMPDWTDREAVAEFAVAGAEIRGDDPAAARAIAARIWDRTPTAPSPVRMANQMGLVFSRLDCEPRWRERLPGIAIPTLVVHGRSDRFFPVGNGEAIAREIPRARLLVLEEAATAIPEEAVGAVAQAMLTLG from the coding sequence ATGACCGCCATCAACGTCAATGAGATCACCCTGGGCATCGAGTCGTTCGGTGACGACGACGCGCCACTCATCCTGCTCACGGGCGGGACGACGATGCTCTCCTGGCCCGACGCGTTGTGCGAACGCCTCGCCGTCGGCGGCCGCCGCGTGGTGCGCTACGACCTGCGCGACAGCGGAGAGTCCACGACGGCGGACCCCCAGGCGCCCGCCTACACACTGCGCGACCTCGCCGCCGACGCGGCGGCGCTTGCCGACGCGCTCGGCGGCAGGCCCGCGCACCTCGCAGGCATCGGCGTCGGCGGGATGGTCGCCCAGGTGGCCGCGCTCGACCATCCGGGCGCATTCTCGGCACTCACCCTGGTCGGCACCCGCCCGGTCGCGCCCGGCCCGCCCGACGATGATCTCCCCGACCATGACCGAGCAATGATGAGCCGGTTGTTCGCCCGTCCGATGCCCGACTGGACCGACCGGGAGGCGGTGGCGGAATTCGCCGTCGCCGGCGCGGAGATCCGCGGCGACGACCCCGCCGCCGCGCGCGCGATCGCCGCGCGCATCTGGGACCGTACGCCCACCGCCCCATCCCCGGTCCGGATGGCCAACCAGATGGGCCTGGTGTTCTCCAGGCTCGACTGCGAACCCCGTTGGCGCGAGCGCCTACCCGGGATCGCGATCCCCACGCTCGTTGTCCACGGCCGCAGCGACCGGTTCTTCCCCGTCGGCAACGGCGAGGCGATCGCGCGCGAGATCCCCCGGGCACGGCTGCTCGTCCTGGAGGAGGCCGCCACCGCGATCCCCGAGGAGGCGGTCGGCGCGGTCGCCCAGGCGATGCTCACGCTCGGGTAG
- a CDS encoding eCIS core domain-containing protein: MVAHEERAESKAKGQGAAARQVRGVAGRGPEDQARLLDLAGLVGNRVVARLVAQRRHAHGPACGHGEVEDTSPAGQSDLLHRALAESPGRPLPPVLEKEASAFYGRDMSPTRLHDGPVAQRATAAMGAEAMTVGHHVFLPPEAARKKHVVGHELSHVKENLHGVRETGTDNGAGVTITDPGQGSERSADTDGAAFAAGAGTAPSVAVRRAVAAGSEGAGEGGRGAVQRSPLGTTGTGHGSSCCAGHHVQRMPKKDSQSSAKNAKNAKGDGGDKSRAKDKGKGRATAASASASGRGTWEESVARISELANKCTCAQVYGRRAGRTPAQAILHYARSYKQQPDEQSLRHLSRVLFQELQAGGQEEEAHTPRPAEAKEKELQSMLANDHLLFATNLNASVARLHSALLAESPLVEGRPPVEDAHGDSLRRLLLTGHGHAESESEEDPEPAPGSAKRPAPDRRPGQKRRKTGERAGEKAGEKAGGAAGEGAGTYTSGRAAKRDEEARRDEQARRKIRQGFTPQPMPQVPPHEAMDVDADGRDGTAGGPAYKRDNRTLQALRNTSYVRMVDVSRARTKDEDYRAYLAKLIAPDGEYANYAYLLHDGTNKDDVHAEQKHLSLLANAGLDREAPPQDPVLIRGRKRPCQGCLKLLEYVRDELGIDLRFNPNGNNFYEGPLRTAVKNFRTGDAEQAQRLEDHLAEGLGAIGHSHVSAPRHAQHAPAGPGVGEVEADGRGGFQQPFTLRKVMKEGTDEVAYVEQPNGGEMQTVDSPSTSEASGDSDAELASRTRRMRLADASGRLSLTARPPGAPQPVLTGAEKKERADAEFERVIVPLLLAKMHDDLKAERVNRAAEAPYRETFPQPLLQTIKDLTVGDGARTTKTAVASWFGISKSALQVSHLAKLGQADERKQAKGADAQGAREIEREMTERDPHFHTEWQAVPQGGKTSTKFSKEFAHYLWSIMYERPANRVSYTWLADFLKVERSTMNNRAGKMRKDWGDPREGGGRGRSSR; encoded by the coding sequence GTGGTCGCGCACGAAGAACGAGCCGAGTCGAAGGCCAAGGGCCAGGGTGCCGCAGCGCGCCAGGTCCGCGGCGTCGCGGGGCGCGGGCCCGAGGACCAGGCGCGGCTGCTCGACCTGGCGGGGCTGGTGGGCAATCGCGTGGTCGCGCGCCTCGTCGCGCAGCGGCGTCACGCGCACGGGCCCGCCTGCGGGCACGGCGAGGTGGAGGACACCAGCCCGGCCGGACAGAGCGATCTGCTCCACAGGGCCCTGGCCGAGTCTCCGGGGCGCCCGCTGCCGCCGGTGCTGGAGAAGGAGGCGAGCGCCTTCTACGGGCGCGACATGTCGCCCACCCGCCTCCACGACGGTCCGGTGGCCCAGCGGGCCACCGCGGCGATGGGCGCCGAGGCGATGACGGTCGGCCACCACGTGTTCCTGCCCCCGGAAGCGGCCAGGAAGAAGCACGTGGTCGGTCACGAGCTGAGCCACGTGAAGGAGAACCTGCACGGCGTGCGGGAGACCGGTACCGACAACGGTGCCGGGGTCACGATCACCGATCCCGGCCAGGGTTCCGAGCGATCGGCCGATACCGACGGCGCCGCCTTCGCCGCGGGGGCGGGAACCGCCCCGTCGGTGGCGGTGCGGCGGGCGGTGGCGGCGGGCTCCGAGGGGGCCGGTGAGGGCGGGCGGGGCGCGGTCCAGCGTTCGCCCCTGGGCACCACGGGGACGGGCCACGGCAGCAGTTGCTGCGCCGGGCACCACGTGCAGCGGATGCCCAAGAAGGACTCGCAGAGCAGCGCGAAGAACGCGAAGAACGCGAAGGGCGACGGCGGGGACAAGAGCAGGGCGAAGGACAAGGGCAAGGGCAGGGCGACCGCAGCCTCCGCCAGCGCCTCCGGACGGGGCACTTGGGAGGAGAGCGTCGCGCGGATCAGCGAGCTCGCCAACAAGTGCACCTGCGCGCAGGTGTACGGGCGCCGCGCCGGCCGCACCCCCGCCCAGGCGATCCTGCACTACGCGCGCTCGTACAAGCAGCAGCCGGACGAGCAGAGCCTGCGCCACCTCAGCCGCGTCCTCTTCCAGGAACTGCAGGCCGGGGGACAGGAGGAGGAAGCGCACACACCGCGGCCGGCGGAGGCCAAGGAGAAGGAACTCCAGTCGATGCTGGCCAACGACCACCTGCTCTTCGCCACCAACCTCAACGCGTCCGTCGCACGGCTGCACTCGGCGCTGCTGGCCGAGAGCCCCCTGGTGGAGGGACGGCCTCCGGTGGAGGACGCTCATGGCGACAGCCTGCGCCGGCTCCTGCTCACCGGGCACGGCCACGCGGAGTCGGAGAGCGAGGAGGACCCGGAACCCGCCCCGGGGTCGGCCAAACGCCCGGCCCCGGACCGCCGCCCCGGACAGAAGCGGCGCAAGACGGGTGAGAGGGCCGGTGAGAAGGCGGGGGAGAAGGCGGGCGGGGCGGCGGGCGAGGGGGCCGGCACGTACACCTCCGGCCGTGCCGCCAAACGCGACGAGGAGGCGCGGCGCGACGAGCAGGCCAGGAGGAAGATCCGCCAGGGCTTCACGCCGCAGCCGATGCCGCAGGTGCCGCCCCACGAGGCGATGGACGTGGACGCGGACGGCCGGGACGGGACGGCGGGCGGTCCGGCGTACAAGCGGGACAACCGGACGTTGCAGGCCCTGCGCAACACGTCCTACGTCCGCATGGTCGACGTCTCCCGGGCCAGGACGAAGGACGAGGACTACCGCGCCTACCTCGCCAAGCTGATCGCCCCGGACGGCGAGTACGCCAACTACGCGTACCTCCTCCACGACGGCACGAACAAGGACGACGTGCATGCCGAGCAGAAGCACCTGAGCCTGCTCGCCAACGCCGGGCTCGACCGAGAAGCCCCGCCGCAGGACCCCGTCCTGATCCGGGGCCGCAAACGGCCGTGCCAGGGGTGCCTGAAGCTCCTGGAGTACGTCCGCGACGAGTTGGGGATCGACCTGCGCTTCAACCCCAACGGCAACAACTTCTACGAGGGTCCCCTCAGGACCGCGGTGAAGAACTTCCGGACCGGCGACGCCGAGCAGGCCCAGCGGCTCGAGGACCACCTCGCCGAAGGGCTCGGCGCCATCGGGCACAGCCACGTCTCGGCGCCGAGGCATGCCCAGCACGCACCTGCCGGCCCCGGGGTCGGCGAGGTGGAAGCGGATGGCAGGGGCGGCTTCCAGCAGCCCTTCACCTTGCGGAAGGTCATGAAGGAAGGGACGGACGAGGTCGCCTACGTCGAGCAGCCGAACGGCGGCGAGATGCAGACCGTGGACTCCCCCTCCACCAGCGAGGCGTCCGGGGACTCGGATGCGGAACTGGCCTCGCGGACCCGCCGCATGCGCCTCGCCGACGCATCCGGCAGGCTCAGCCTCACCGCCCGGCCCCCGGGTGCACCGCAGCCCGTCCTCACCGGAGCGGAGAAGAAGGAACGGGCGGACGCGGAATTCGAACGGGTCATCGTGCCGCTGCTGTTGGCGAAGATGCACGACGACCTGAAGGCGGAACGGGTGAACCGCGCCGCCGAGGCGCCCTACAGGGAAACGTTCCCGCAGCCGCTGCTCCAGACGATCAAAGACCTGACGGTGGGGGACGGCGCGCGGACCACGAAGACCGCCGTGGCGAGCTGGTTCGGCATCTCGAAGTCGGCGCTGCAGGTGAGCCACTTGGCCAAACTGGGCCAGGCCGACGAGCGCAAGCAGGCCAAGGGCGCCGACGCCCAGGGCGCGCGCGAGATCGAGCGGGAAATGACTGAGCGCGACCCCCACTTCCACACGGAATGGCAGGCCGTCCCGCAGGGCGGGAAGACATCGACGAAGTTCAGCAAGGAGTTCGCCCACTACTTGTGGTCGATCATGTACGAGCGCCCGGCCAACCGGGTGTCGTACACCTGGCTGGCCGACTTCCTCAAGGTGGAACGCAGCACGATGAACAACCGTGCCGGGAAGATGCGCAAGGACTGGGGCGACCCCCGCGAGGGCGGGGGCAGGGGCCGCTCCTCCCGCTGA
- a CDS encoding NADase-type glycan-binding domain-containing protein produces MTTQNCAECGTPAEPGQSFCDACGAVLGWNQGARAAQPATPSPHPREAAPAARPEDGPEPGRPEPVGTAAAAPDPAVAQPMERPLPPGSPARERSSADAAPPSPGEAGRAADAADAAGVAGGTGAPGAPGQPRPVAGGNRSVAGGNRSVAGENRSGEPAWPDGAAGSGPAGTTGPAPARPGTPAPEETAPTRPVPAAPHPHPHPLSDTMSDRARSLLVPVADPEAPHPPAAAAAPVLPGRPEVDRPAVRAPGPQPGTAGGPPCRWCATPNPPDRHYCVRCAMPLAEPGGAAASVRPPWWRRLFGGQGRATPWAGERPRLRRVFGRAGTWITLAVVVALAVLGFAYLPDGIDAAKDHFAKRAPVAPDRITASRSYPGHQPELAFDKHSNTWWGPGVSQSGQGEWIEVTFGEPTRLLDVIITPGVSGRADKLGESALPHHVTATVTGKDGKVTTHRLTLDQGAGGQRRPFRVGEVTKVRFIIESSYAASADKQAALAEIEFFGPSNANR; encoded by the coding sequence ATGACCACGCAGAACTGCGCCGAGTGCGGAACGCCCGCGGAACCGGGCCAGTCCTTCTGCGACGCGTGCGGCGCCGTACTCGGCTGGAACCAGGGCGCCCGCGCCGCACAACCCGCCACCCCGTCGCCCCACCCGCGAGAAGCCGCGCCGGCCGCCCGACCGGAGGACGGGCCGGAGCCCGGCCGGCCCGAGCCCGTCGGCACGGCTGCCGCCGCCCCGGACCCCGCCGTCGCGCAGCCGATGGAGCGGCCGTTGCCCCCGGGAAGCCCGGCGCGGGAGCGGAGTTCGGCCGACGCGGCGCCGCCGTCGCCCGGAGAGGCCGGGAGGGCGGCGGATGCGGCGGATGCGGCGGGAGTGGCTGGCGGTACGGGAGCGCCGGGCGCGCCCGGGCAGCCCCGGCCCGTCGCGGGAGGGAACCGGTCCGTCGCCGGAGGGAACCGGTCCGTCGCGGGAGAGAACCGGTCCGGAGAGCCGGCGTGGCCGGACGGGGCCGCGGGCTCCGGGCCCGCCGGGACCACCGGACCCGCTCCGGCGCGCCCGGGTACCCCGGCGCCGGAGGAGACCGCGCCCACCCGGCCCGTACCGGCCGCCCCGCACCCGCACCCGCACCCGCTCAGCGACACCATGTCCGACCGGGCGCGCTCCCTGCTCGTGCCCGTGGCCGACCCCGAGGCGCCGCACCCCCCTGCGGCGGCCGCCGCGCCCGTCCTCCCCGGCCGGCCGGAGGTGGACCGGCCCGCCGTACGGGCCCCGGGGCCGCAGCCCGGCACCGCGGGCGGCCCGCCGTGCCGGTGGTGCGCCACGCCCAACCCTCCCGACCGCCACTACTGCGTGCGTTGCGCGATGCCCCTGGCCGAGCCGGGCGGGGCCGCCGCGTCCGTACGGCCGCCCTGGTGGCGCCGGCTCTTCGGTGGACAGGGCCGCGCGACCCCCTGGGCGGGCGAACGGCCCCGGCTGCGCCGCGTCTTCGGCCGCGCCGGCACCTGGATCACCCTCGCGGTCGTCGTCGCCCTGGCCGTCCTCGGCTTCGCCTACCTGCCCGATGGCATCGACGCCGCCAAGGACCACTTCGCCAAGCGGGCCCCGGTCGCCCCGGACCGGATCACGGCCTCCCGCTCGTACCCCGGCCACCAGCCGGAGCTGGCCTTCGACAAGCACAGCAACACCTGGTGGGGGCCCGGCGTCTCGCAGTCCGGGCAGGGCGAATGGATCGAGGTCACCTTCGGCGAGCCGACCCGGCTGCTCGACGTGATCATCACCCCGGGGGTCTCCGGACGGGCCGACAAGCTCGGCGAGTCCGCCCTGCCGCACCACGTCACCGCGACCGTCACCGGGAAGGACGGCAAGGTCACCACGCACCGGCTGACCCTGGACCAGGGGGCGGGTGGCCAGCGGCGTCCGTTCCGCGTCGGCGAGGTCACCAAGGTCCGCTTCATCATCGAGTCGTCGTACGCCGCCTCCGCCGACAAGCAGGCAGCCCTCGCGGAGATCGAGTTCTTCGGCCCGTCGAACGCCAACCGCTGA
- a CDS encoding phage tail protein, with protein sequence MTAAPYRGSVDGLGSSLPLGTLLPAVFADDDLAQRFVAGLDEVLAPVLNVLDCLDSYFDPALTPADFARWLGTWVGAETDGGESEPRLRAAVAAAVALHRIRGTRRGLAEAVRLAFGAVPEITESGGADWDARPLGAFPGAPRPRLHVRLRLPDPTPADVHRLDSLVAAARPAHMPYAVEVTAVERNLDT encoded by the coding sequence ATGACGGCCGCTCCCTACCGGGGGTCCGTCGACGGACTCGGCTCCTCGCTGCCCCTGGGCACGCTGCTCCCCGCCGTCTTCGCCGACGACGACCTGGCCCAGCGGTTCGTCGCCGGACTCGACGAGGTCCTCGCGCCCGTCCTGAACGTGCTGGACTGCCTGGACAGTTACTTCGACCCGGCGCTGACCCCGGCCGACTTCGCCCGGTGGCTCGGCACCTGGGTGGGCGCCGAGACCGACGGCGGCGAGAGCGAGCCCCGGCTGCGGGCCGCCGTCGCGGCCGCCGTCGCGCTGCACCGCATCCGCGGCACCCGCCGCGGCCTCGCCGAAGCGGTCCGGCTGGCGTTCGGCGCGGTGCCCGAGATCACCGAGAGCGGCGGGGCCGATTGGGACGCCCGTCCCCTCGGCGCCTTCCCCGGAGCCCCGCGCCCGCGGCTGCACGTCAGGCTCCGGTTGCCCGACCCGACTCCGGCCGACGTGCACCGCCTGGACTCCCTCGTCGCCGCAGCCCGCCCCGCCCACATGCCCTACGCGGTCGAGGTGACCGCCGTGGAAAGGAACTTGGACACATGA